The sequence below is a genomic window from Brassica napus cultivar Da-Ae unplaced genomic scaffold, Da-Ae ScsIHWf_3;HRSCAF=5, whole genome shotgun sequence.
CCTCAACCAAGCTGTCCACGTAGGCAATTTTAATCAACCAATTAGACAGGGTGTTTTTGCCATGTCAAATATGTGTTGATTTCTTGGGCTTCGACTTACcgtaatttttaaaacaatcgaACCCAGCCCATTAGACCATAGACAGACCCAGCCAGCGACCAAACCATTTCGACCTCTCCCTTACGCGTCTCTCAAATCCTATTAACCTAAATCGAATCTTCGTCCCTTTGTCGATTCTTCATCTCCTTTGTCGATTCCTAATTtttgctcttcctcttctttgatCCGTTTCATGATCTGACCCTAAACAATCAATACAACTCCACTTCGTTCTCTCTTTACTCTCATTTATGGATTCGTTTTGCTTTTCTCCTTcagattttgtttatataactcTTAATCCGCATTTTCTCCTTCTTTTGTTTATACAACTCTTGATACGAGTCTTATTCCGATTAAGCTTTGTTGCAATGAGTTCCAACGGAAGTTCCATCTCCGAGAAACCAAAAGGCGTTGAGTCTGACTCCTCTCCCGGACCGATCAAACCCATCGGAACACCCCATGTCTCATCCAACCACTCAATAGGCGATCTCCACTCGAAGCGAGACAAAGGCGAAGCGTCGGTCACTTCCGGTCTGACCAAACTCAGCGGCAAAACTACTGTCTCTTCCGGCGTCTTGATCGGCGTACCTATGTCGAAGAACCCCAATGGTAAGAACCCTTATCGTTTCATTATGAGATTATAGTGTCCGTCTGATTACCAGTATAAAAAATAGAGAATCTGAAGCTATGAGGTTTAAAACAATGAGATGagcaaaataattgtttttagtaGATAATTTTTATACTAGAGTAAATAGAAACGCATGTGAAATTGTGGATTTTTAGTTCCCTTTTTTAATGATGGTAACGTTCGTATTCCTATGCAGGTGCGATCATTCACAGCACGAAGGCTGGTGTCTCCTCAGGTGTTAGAGGCAAATCTGCTGTCTCTTCCCGCGTCAGGGGAAAAGCTATTGTCTCGGCCGAAGTGGTGGCTTTCAAAGATGTGAAATACGGACCTCATGACGGCGAGTTGAGGTTCCGGTTGATCCATTTTTGGGAAGCTCGAAATATTGTGTCAAAGGTGCTTATCGGTCTCGAGATGCTTCTCATCGACCAAGAGGTATAACCCAAAATCTTGCTTACAGTTtagtttagaaattgaaacttaTCGTTCTAGACTTTACTTTGGCAGAGACTTTAtgattagaaaataatttatgattttggtTTCTTGGTCTCACTTTGGCAGTTTAGTTTTGctaataaaaaaagagaacataTTCCATTAAAACTTTGACTGATGaacattttagataatttatagCAAGTGTTTGCTTTTATTGATAGTACagtaactataatttttttgttgatgCGTTTCTATGATTTCCTGTCTAGCATTTCTGATTTAATTTCTTTACTGATGATAACAGGAGACTGTCATCCAGGGTTTCATCCCAGCTGGGAGGATAGACACTTATTTGCCACACATGAGAGCTGGTGGCCTTTACAGACTCAACAGTTTTTTCGGTTCTCACAACAAGAATTTGTATCGTGTTGCGGAACCAAGTTTCACCATCACATTCTCATCGACTTCTGACCTCTCTAATCTAACGGACAGTCCGGTTTGTTTCCTTGAGGACCGGTTCCGGATCCATGGATATGAGGAGTTCGATGCTGCCTGCGACTTGAGAGGGGATCTTTATGGTAAGCTCCCCGTGTTATATAATGTGTTTAAATCGATCAAGTATGTTCAGCATTCTTTGTCTAGGATAATGTTTTGATCTACACTTACAATTTTAGGCTACATTTTTGGGTTTATGATATATAAAGCATtgagtttgtttattttatcttGCAGATTATGTTGGCCACATCAAGCTTGTGAATGGACAGGTTCTAAGTGATAGTCTCATGCTAGATGATGCCGAGATGGCTTCATCACGCCGCGTCTTGCTCCATGTTCAAACACATGAGTAagctaatctattttttttcatattcatATGTTGTCTCTCTTAACACATGTGTTTTGTATGTTATAGTGGTCCGGTGATGAAGTTGTACCTATGGGACAAGGCTGCCTCAGATTTTAGTGAGAAATTTAAAGCATCTGGAGGAACCGCACGTGTTGTTTTGGTCACTACTTTAAACCCGAAACGATTTGGAGGTCCGTATTATcaacctttttaatttttaagcaGGACACAGGATGGTCAAGGAGTCTTATCTGGTTAGGTTAGTTTTGGTAGTAGAGCTGCTTTTggacatatacatatacatatgagTAACCTATAGGTTCCGAGATAGCAAAtattagacatatatatatttctacatCTCATTTACATTATAACTTTGCATATGTATTATAACAATGGATCTGTTATAGGTGCCCTCGCTCTCTCCTCTATGACGCCATCACGTGTTTTCTTGGACAAAGATGTTCAAACAACCGAAGAGTATCTCACTTGGTAAGCattctatatttaaattttggccGTTGTATTCCACATTGTATTTGATGTTTGGGTGTTGGCTTCAGGATGAACGCGAACTTATCTGTTGCCAACAGAGTTAACGCAGACGTTGTCACTAAGACTGAGACAATGACCATAGGCGAGCTCTTATTCTATATTCAGCAGGAAGATGCCAAGGTTATACAATATCAATGATTAACGCCTTCAATATGATAGTCTTAATCTCTTAATTAATTGTTTCGCATCTTGCAGGTTGCTTGGTTTGAGTGCATAGCAACCATTGCTGATGTTGTGCACGGTTCATCCTGGTATTACATAGGCTGTGGTGTGTGCCACACTAAGGCAACCAAAGGGCCTACCACCCTTATGTGTAAAAAATGTGGGAAACCCGACATTGTTGGTGTTCCACAGTAAGTGACTCAGCTGTACTTATTCTTATACTTTAATGCACTCATTATAACTCTGCACATGACACAGGTACCTGGCCAAGATCTATGTGTATGATAATGAGGATCAGGCGTCTTTTGTGCTCCTCGGTGATGCTGGACATGAGTTATCCGGAAGAAAAGCTTCAGAGTTGGTTGCAAGTTATTTCGAGGTAATTACAACCCTGTGTGCTTATGTTATTTGAATCTATATTCTCCAAGATAGCTAGATATATATAGTGACAGTTGTTTAATGTATATTAGGCTAATGAGAATGTAGAAGATGACCACTTGGTTCCGGTACCTCAGGCTCTTATCGATACCATTGGACAGACTCGAAAATTCATTGTGAAAGTATCATATCACAATTTGACAGGCAAGACCCAAGCTTTGACTGTGACAAAGGTTCTCACCCCAGAAGATCAAGAAGCTGAAGCCCAAGGAACTCTGCAGAATGGAATTGCTGATGGTGATCCTTCCACATGCGTTGGGATAGTGAAGAGGGCTGCTGATAAGGTCGAGGCAGAAGACCCCAAGCGAGCCAGATGTGGCTAGGATGTGTTGAATCGTGGTTTTATGATTACTAAGACTctatgctttgtttttttttaatctcagaCTTTGTGTTTGCAACATTGAACTATCTTTCTTATTGTCTCTGCATAATGTTTTTTACCTTAAGTTTGATGTTTGAGTATCTTAGTTTTGTTGGATTTGAAGCTTTTACGAATTTGGTTGTTTTAAGTCTTGCAGTTTACATTTACAAATGCATTCACgaatagattttttaagaaaaaattgtgTTCTAATCATTAAAGGTTTTGGTTTTGAGCAACCATGTAGCATCATGCGAATTTAACATGGCTTAGGCTGTTGGTCTAGGAGGTTCAACTGATTCCATTATTaggttcatattttttttacagcaagaTACTTAAggatctcaagaaagagtttggtTGCAATGGTACACTGGTTGCAAACACAATAAttgcatataaataaatatattatcaattcaaatatcactagaataaattatttacatatgttcagaatatttaatattaaatcaaacataCAGGGTTTTTTATCAAAGAACAATTATTTTATCAcataaaatacaatttaaaaatactcatgcatttgaaatatttagtaaaaaaatgaatatcaattttttacatatcacaaaaatatttattataataaaattatacttttattgtgtaagaatattaaaaacacttatgtatatataaaattatatacaatatatataaggagatatatctcttttgttttaaaaaattatgatgtaaactattattttggataacacaatataaattatttttatataatgatGATTACCAAATAACAATTCATTATAATTTACGATAATATAATAACAaacctaattatttatttaagatatgaatattttataacaaaaaataaattattttaagacaATGATAATTctcaaatcaataaaatttctttttaattaattgttaattatatactaacagatctatttatttattaaggATAATAAATCTTTAAGCTGATTTAAATTTAAGTATGAGAGTTCAGAGGCAAAAAATCACTttacaaattataatataaattattaaaataaatataaattaattaattaaataaaaacttaattataccaaacaatccgcgcgtagcgcggataaAAGATCTAgtgtttataaaagaaaaacagttttaacttttaaaacatgATTGAACTTAGTGGTGAAAGGGTGAGCAATTTTAGGAAACGTTACTTGAGTTTATGGAAAATTAAAAtggaaaacagtttttttttcaaaattatatttttgcaagTTTATGCCAATTGTCAAATTTTTatgatattcactaaatgcttgagttgaaatttgttttaagattcaagaatttaGTTATATGTTATgtgttacttattagtatgcggtggtatagttgtttttcgattattcttgctttggtattgtatcaaattaactaattgtccaactcataattatagatgtacaaatgtggatttgtgataaagtttgatgacaatactgttttttttaattcttattcatagtggagtgtgcatgtgtcagaaagaggccaatatcaacttttatgtttttgcgtatgaattataaatatatatattattttgtataatgcatacttgctctacaacatttgcttgaTAGATAGATgtagtatataagggattggCTGAAGttcatgaattatataatttgtactTAAGGCCCATATATATACTACGACAGGCCATATATGATGGGCTTAAAACTCTCGGTATCGTTCGGAGGCTTTGATCTCGTGTTGGGAGTGTCCAAACTCAACTGTATAATCGTCCGTCGTTAAAACGtgaagaagtaaaaaaaaaatggcgaTCTCTTTCATGGTTACTTGTCACCTGAAGCAGCCTTACGCATCTGCTTCTCCTACTCCTCATGATAAAGGTTTATACATTTCTCAAATTTGTTGATTTCGAACGTATTGGTTGAAGATTGTGTGACGGTTTCATCAGGAAGAGCATGTAGATACACGGGCCAAGCAGTGGTACGCTTCCATCGACTTGATTAGGGTTTTGGACGTTTAGGTTTTGATAAGTTTTTGGTTTCAATAGAGAGCTCTGCCGATACGTGTGATAACAGTGGGGAAAAAGAGATCGGAAGGTGTTCGACTCTTGGTCGATGAGTACAAGACCAAGCTTAAACCGTATTGCTCCTTTGAGGATTCTTTGGTTCGCTCCAATCCTCGAAATGCTCAGTACGTTGATTCGATTTTTGGAGATAAAGCTCAGTAACTTAGATGGCTTTGGTTTGAAGTCAATAGTGTTTTTACTCGTAGGGATGTTAGAGCTCaggttgaggatgaagaagtggCTGTGATGAAGCTTATTGGGCCTGATGTTTGGGTATTATTGAAATCTCTTTAGAATCAATCTGTAATTAGTCATTCTTGATGGTCTGATTGTGAGATTTTAGGTTGTGGTGCTTGACGAGAGAGGCCGTGACGTTGATTCAGAACAGATGGCTGAGTTACTTGGGGATGCAGGCAATAGTGTAAGCTTTGGCCTTTCCCTTTGTTCTTAGTCTTCTTGGAAAGTTATCAAACTGATTGAAGTTAATCTGATTCATCTTGAGGAAACCTTTCTTTACAAATGGAAAGGCTTAAGAGGACTTGTTAAGCAGGAGAGAATGTTTGACTCTGTGGCGATCTCTGTTTTCAGGGAGCTTCGAGGATATCGTTTTGTATAGGTGGAGCTTATGGACATGGAAGTGAAGTGAGGAAGCGAGCTAATGTGACCATTAGACTCTCCTCCATGGTCCTGAATCATCAGATAGCTCTTGTTGTACTTATGGAACAGCTTTACAGGTGATAACATTGTTACTTCTGTCTCTGCATTCCAATTATACTATGAGATGATGTAATTGGTTTCCTGTTTTCAGGGCATGGACTATTCTCAAGGGCCAAAATTACCATCATTGAGGGTGTACATGAATCTACTTTTTGGGTTCTTTTATTTTCGAGTTCTCCTGTCTAGAGAAACTACATTGCTAAATATAGCTTCTCCGCCGATAGTTGTATCAGAGATTGTTTATTGAACGTCAAATTTTACTTGCTTCTGATCCAGTTCATATTATGGTCATCGTTGAGTGGGACGTCTGTTCTTGTTTGTTGCATCactattttttggttatataagGACTGAATGAATGAAGAAGCAACAGTGGCTATTCAACAAATGATCATTCTCCATAGATCTCCATCTAAAGGAAGGAGGAGAGAGGAGACCTTCCCGTGATTAAGATCATCTTCCCTGCCTCTTGCAGATTTAATGCCAAGGAAGAAcgaaaaaatgaagaaactgaTTCCACTATTAAGGTAACTATTTGTGATTTATGATCATTATTCATTCTCCTTATTgtacatgtgtatatataaaaaaagcaATCGTCTAAAGCAACTCTATTGGCCACAATACAGATGACACTAGAGCTGAGACAAGATAGGAACCATATCAGGCCGTAGCTTAGGCAACGCGACAAGTGGCTCAGCCTTAGACATTGCCACACCAAAAACAGCCCTCATGTCTATATCTCCTTCATCTACCTTCTCCCAATCAAAACACTGAACCAATGCTCCGACAGCAAGCGCCACTGTCCTCATTCCAAATCCAGCTCCAGGGCATGCTCTCCTCCCAACTCCAAACGGCAAGAACCTGTAACCATCTCTATCGCCAAGAAACCCTTCAAATCTCTCAGGCTTGAAAACATCCCCGTCTTCCCAAAGCTCACCGTTTCTATGAACATCCCAGGCATTTACGAACAACATTGTGTTTTCCGGAAGCTCGTAGTTGCCTAAGTTGAATCTCTTTGATGAGCAGTGAGGAAGCAAGAGTGGAGCTACGGGGTATAGCCTGAGCGTCTCGTAGATGACACACCGAAGATAAGGTAAGCTCGAGAGATCGGAGTCTTGTATAATCCCTTTTTGCTTAGCATTAGATTTGATTTCTTCTCTGAGCTTCTCAAGCTTATCAGGATGGTTCAGCAAAACCGACATTGCCC
It includes:
- the LOC125603810 gene encoding putative RNA methyltransferase At5g10620, with translation MAISFMVTCHLKQPYASASPTPHDKGRACRYTGQAVRALPIRVITVGKKRSEGVRLLVDEYKTKLKPYCSFEDSLVRSNPRNAQDVRAQVEDEEVAVMKLIGPDVWVVVLDERGRDVDSEQMAELLGDAGNSGASRISFCIGGAYGHGSEVRKRANVTIRLSSMVLNHQIALVVLMEQLYRAWTILKGQNYHH